TGAATCTATGTTAGAGGAATACATACACGATGTCAAAGCCGAATAGAATGAATACGATAATTTATCGCTTGAATTGCATCATTAGCGAAGAGCATTGGCAAGTCATAAATTTGGTGCGAATGCCCAACGCTGAGAAAATTGCCTTAAAGGACTCCTAAATAAAAATTTGGGGTTGGTGTGCCACAAAAATAAAATCCCGGATGTATCGGGATCTTATTTCAATACTTTATATTTAAACATAATTAATTATGGAAGTACCCCACAAATTATTACTTTTTATAGAACATATAGTTCTCTCAAGAGCAGTGACCAAAATCTCAAATTCACTTGGTTTATGCAAGTAGCGATTGGCACCTAGTCTAAATAATGACGAGATATAATCTAAGTTATAAACCCCAGAATATAATACTATGGGAACTTCATCCAAATCGGATTGTGCCCTCAATTGTTTTAGAGTTTCCTCCCCGTTCATTTTCCTCATATGCAAATCTAGAAAAATGACATTGGGTTTTTGAGAGTCACTTTTCAAATACTCTAAAAGGTCCATCCCACTATTAAAAAACTTGATCTTTACTTCAGGATGTGACTCCCAAACTGCTTCTGCAAAAAGCTGCTGGTCCTCCATATCGTCATCTGCCATAAAAAGCCAAAAATTATCCTCCATGTTCATCTAAAATTCAACCATTATCCTCCAATAATTTCACCTCCATTGATATGTAATATCTGACCTGTTATATAACTACTGTCCTCCCCAGCAAGGTAGACATAGGCCGGCCCCACCTCTGCTGGTTGTCCAGGTCGCCCTAAAGGAACATCTTGCCCAAAATTTTCCAGGTCCTCTCCAGAAAAGGTTGCAGGAATTAAAGGAGTCCATATAGGTCCCGGTGCAACACCGTTTACTCGAATACCTTTTTTGGCTAAGGATTTTGACAAACTGCGTGTGAAAGAAACTATGGCACCTTTAGTACTCGCATAGTCGATCAAATGCTCCGAGCCCCTGTAAGCTGTCACGGACGTTGTATTTATTATGGTATCCCC
Above is a window of Maribacter algicola DNA encoding:
- a CDS encoding response regulator produces the protein MEDNFWLFMADDDMEDQQLFAEAVWESHPEVKIKFFNSGMDLLEYLKSDSQKPNVIFLDLHMRKMNGEETLKQLRAQSDLDEVPIVLYSGVYNLDYISSLFRLGANRYLHKPSEFEILVTALERTICSIKSNNLWGTSIINYV